The following are from one region of the Mesorhizobium sp. B4-1-4 genome:
- the kduD gene encoding 2-dehydro-3-deoxy-D-gluconate 5-dehydrogenase KduD — protein sequence MSDLSAFSLAGKRILVTGANTGIGQGIAVSIARAGGAVVGVGRSSMDETAARIAEVGGQFEAVTADLADTAAAGPMLDRVWEESGPLDGLVNNAGIIRRADAVDLSEADWNGVLDVNLKTVFLLCQAFARRVLADGRKGKIVNIASVLSFQGGIRVASYTASKHGVLGITRLLACEWAAKGINVNGIAPGYIETNNTQALRADPDRSAAILARIPAGRWGEPGDIGDAAVFLLAQASNYMHGAVMPVDGGWLAR from the coding sequence GTGAGCGACCTCTCCGCTTTCAGTCTGGCCGGCAAACGCATCCTCGTTACCGGCGCCAATACCGGAATCGGCCAAGGCATAGCGGTGTCGATCGCGCGTGCGGGCGGCGCGGTCGTCGGCGTCGGCCGCTCATCGATGGACGAGACGGCGGCAAGGATCGCCGAGGTGGGCGGGCAGTTCGAAGCTGTTACCGCCGACCTGGCCGACACGGCGGCGGCCGGACCGATGCTGGACCGGGTCTGGGAAGAAAGCGGACCGCTCGACGGGCTGGTCAACAATGCCGGCATCATCCGGCGCGCCGATGCCGTCGATCTAAGCGAGGCCGATTGGAACGGCGTGCTCGACGTCAACCTGAAGACGGTCTTCCTGCTCTGCCAGGCCTTCGCCAGGCGCGTCCTGGCCGATGGGCGCAAGGGCAAGATCGTCAACATCGCCTCGGTGCTGAGCTTTCAGGGCGGCATCCGCGTCGCGTCCTACACCGCCTCCAAGCATGGCGTGCTTGGCATCACCCGGCTGCTTGCCTGCGAATGGGCGGCGAAAGGCATCAACGTCAACGGCATCGCGCCGGGCTATATCGAAACCAACAATACGCAGGCGCTGCGTGCCGACCCTGACAGAAGCGCTGCCATCCTGGCGCGCATTCCGGCGGGCCGATGGGGCGAGCCGGGAGACATTGGCGATGCCGCTGTTTTCTTGCTGGCTCAGGCATCGAACTACATGCATGGCGCGGTGATGCCGGTGGATGGCGGCTGGCTGGCGCGGTGA
- the kduI gene encoding 5-dehydro-4-deoxy-D-glucuronate isomerase — protein sequence MSQSRTDYTSRFAIDPAAAAAMGTDELRHNFHIEDLFQLDRISLTYTHYDRMIVGGAVPAGSPLRLEAIKPTGTKGFLDRRELIAVNIGGAGTIEAGGQLFTVLARDMLYLGMGTSDVLFASANSDEPAKFYLLSAPAHQAHPNRLIRIGDARRVDLGSKDACNERSIFQFIHADGAKTCQLVVGMTQLAPGSVWNTMPCHVHDRRMEAYLYFDLADTARVFHFMGEPDETRHIVMRNEEAVLSPGWSIHSGAGTSNYAFIWAMAGDNVDYTDVDPVAMEELR from the coding sequence ATGAGCCAGAGCCGTACCGACTACACATCGCGTTTCGCCATCGACCCCGCCGCCGCGGCGGCCATGGGCACCGACGAACTGCGCCATAACTTCCATATCGAAGACCTGTTTCAGCTCGACCGGATCAGTCTGACCTACACCCACTACGACCGGATGATCGTCGGCGGCGCCGTGCCGGCCGGCAGCCCGCTTCGGCTGGAAGCGATCAAGCCAACAGGAACAAAGGGCTTTCTCGATCGCCGCGAGCTGATCGCCGTCAACATCGGCGGTGCCGGCACGATCGAAGCCGGTGGCCAGCTGTTCACGGTCCTGGCGCGCGACATGCTCTATCTCGGCATGGGCACCAGCGACGTATTGTTCGCGTCGGCGAATTCCGATGAGCCGGCTAAGTTCTACCTGTTGAGCGCGCCGGCGCATCAAGCTCATCCCAATCGGCTGATCCGCATCGGCGACGCCAGGCGCGTCGATCTCGGCAGCAAGGACGCCTGCAACGAGCGCTCGATCTTCCAGTTCATCCACGCCGATGGCGCGAAAACCTGCCAGCTCGTCGTCGGCATGACGCAGCTCGCACCCGGCTCTGTCTGGAACACCATGCCATGCCATGTGCATGACCGGCGCATGGAGGCCTATCTCTATTTCGATCTGGCGGACACGGCGCGGGTCTTCCATTTCATGGGCGAACCCGACGAGACGCGCCATATCGTGATGCGCAACGAGGAGGCTGTGCTCTCCCCCGGCTGGTCGATCCATTCGGGTGCCGGTACGTCGAACTACGCCTTCATCTGGGCAATGGCCGGCGACAATGTCGACTACACCGATGTCGATCCGGTGGCGATGGAAGAACTGCGGTGA
- a CDS encoding FadR/GntR family transcriptional regulator produces MSETVADLRVERKPKLSETVVAAIRKQLQAGEILPGHKLPTEGQLTETFGVSRTVIREALAKLAADGLVEPRQGAGVFVIEHISTMFGALAADMGTKDSIALSVLEVRLAIEIESAGLAAIRRNAAQEAAIQEAFFEFERLLLNSEPTGPADLAFHRAIASATNNPFYVEMLDVLGRRAIPCDVTSPWSTELVQSDSYQRGLQGEHLVILNAITSGDAEAAREAMRAHLTASQQRYRERLHARQVFYASSVKAAAGE; encoded by the coding sequence GTGTCCGAAACAGTTGCCGACCTCCGGGTCGAGAGAAAACCCAAACTCTCGGAGACCGTCGTGGCGGCGATCCGCAAGCAGTTGCAGGCGGGCGAGATCCTGCCCGGCCACAAACTGCCGACCGAAGGCCAGCTGACCGAAACCTTCGGCGTCAGCCGCACCGTCATCCGCGAGGCCTTGGCCAAGCTTGCCGCCGACGGCCTAGTCGAGCCTCGCCAGGGGGCGGGCGTCTTCGTCATCGAGCACATCTCGACGATGTTCGGCGCGCTGGCCGCCGACATGGGCACCAAGGATTCCATCGCGCTCAGCGTGTTGGAGGTACGCCTGGCGATCGAGATCGAATCGGCGGGGCTTGCCGCCATCCGCCGCAATGCCGCGCAGGAAGCGGCGATCCAGGAAGCCTTCTTCGAGTTCGAACGGCTGCTGCTCAACAGCGAGCCGACCGGGCCGGCCGATCTCGCCTTCCACCGCGCCATCGCCAGCGCCACCAACAATCCGTTCTATGTCGAAATGCTCGACGTGCTCGGCCGGCGCGCCATACCGTGCGACGTGACCTCGCCCTGGTCGACGGAACTGGTGCAATCCGACAGCTACCAACGCGGGCTGCAGGGGGAGCATCTGGTGATCCTCAACGCGATCACGTCCGGCGATGCAGAAGCCGCGCGCGAGGCGATGCGCGCGCACCTCACCGCCAGCCAGCAGCGCTACCGCGAACGCCTCCACGCCAGGCAGGTCTTCTATGCCAGTTCGGTCAAGGCGGCCGCCGGCGAGTGA
- a CDS encoding TRAP transporter large permease, with protein MALTVLFGTFVFLLVIGTPIAFCLGVASFATILTLGLPPVVVFQRLNSGVSVFSLMAIPFFIFAGDLMVRGGIAARLVALAGSLVGHLRGGLGQVNIAASTMFGGISGSAVADASAVGGLMIPQMKARGYGIDYAVNITSVGAIIALLIPPSHNMIIYSISAGGRISIADLFTAGVIPGLLLALSLMITAYWVASRRGYPTEPFAGFGRAMQLLVAAIPGLVLIGIIFGGVRSGIFTATESSCIAIVYAFLVTLVIYRSMSWVDFVAATTAAVRTTAMVLMIIGCAAAFGWLLAYLRVPAALVAFLQSVSDNKLVILLLINIVLLILGTFMDMSPLIIITTPIFLPVVMAYGVDPVHFGVILILNLGIGLCTPPVGAVLFVSCAIGRIPIWTAMRSIWPFYGAAFAVLMLVTYIPEISLWLPSLFH; from the coding sequence ATGGCGCTGACTGTCCTGTTCGGAACCTTCGTGTTTCTGCTCGTCATCGGCACGCCGATCGCTTTCTGCCTCGGCGTTGCCAGCTTCGCGACGATCCTGACGCTGGGCCTGCCGCCGGTGGTGGTGTTCCAGCGGCTCAATTCCGGGGTCAGCGTGTTCTCGCTGATGGCCATTCCCTTCTTCATCTTCGCCGGCGACCTGATGGTGCGCGGCGGCATCGCGGCGCGCCTGGTGGCGCTGGCCGGATCGCTTGTCGGCCATCTGCGCGGCGGCCTGGGCCAGGTCAACATCGCCGCCTCGACCATGTTCGGCGGCATTTCCGGATCGGCGGTGGCGGACGCCTCGGCGGTCGGCGGGCTGATGATCCCGCAGATGAAGGCGCGCGGCTACGGGATAGACTATGCCGTCAACATCACGTCGGTCGGCGCCATCATCGCCTTGCTTATCCCGCCGTCGCACAACATGATCATCTATTCGATCTCGGCCGGCGGCCGCATCTCGATCGCCGACCTATTCACGGCGGGCGTCATACCGGGCCTGCTGCTGGCGCTGTCGCTGATGATCACGGCCTATTGGGTCGCCAGCCGGCGCGGCTATCCCACCGAGCCCTTCGCCGGCTTCGGTCGCGCGATGCAACTGCTTGTCGCCGCCATTCCCGGCCTCGTGCTGATCGGCATCATCTTCGGCGGCGTCAGGTCGGGCATCTTCACGGCGACGGAAAGCTCGTGCATCGCCATCGTCTATGCTTTCCTGGTGACGCTTGTCATCTACCGTTCGATGAGCTGGGTCGACTTCGTCGCCGCGACCACGGCGGCGGTGCGCACGACGGCGATGGTGCTGATGATCATCGGCTGCGCCGCCGCCTTTGGCTGGCTGCTCGCCTATCTCAGGGTTCCCGCCGCGCTGGTCGCCTTTCTGCAGTCGGTATCCGACAACAAGCTGGTCATCCTGCTGTTGATCAACATCGTCCTGCTCATCCTCGGCACATTCATGGACATGTCGCCGCTGATCATCATCACCACGCCGATCTTCCTGCCCGTGGTCATGGCCTATGGCGTCGATCCCGTGCATTTTGGCGTCATCCTGATCCTCAATCTCGGCATCGGCCTGTGCACGCCGCCGGTGGGCGCCGTGCTCTTCGTCAGCTGTGCCATCGGCCGCATTCCGATCTGGACGGCGATGCGCTCGATCTGGCCGTTCTATGGCGCGGCCTTCGCCGTGTTGATGCTTGTCACCTACATACCGGAAATCTCATTGTGGCTGCCGAGCCTGTTCCACTAG
- a CDS encoding TRAP transporter small permease, which produces MTGSTPGSAETPALPSGRSGQTGFWLRAERLLSGLARLALWISGAGLTLMTIVIFWQVFSRYVLNRSPSWTESFSVLLMGWFIFLGAAVGVRERTHLGFDVLLYVLPASAKAVLRSISDLVVLAFGAGMIIYGIQLAKLTWKTVMPSLALPGGVSFLPVILGGALVCLFSLERLAGRFAGLPVDADIYATGEEP; this is translated from the coding sequence ATGACGGGCAGCACGCCAGGCAGCGCGGAGACCCCCGCGCTGCCTTCCGGCCGGTCGGGCCAGACAGGGTTCTGGCTGCGGGCGGAGCGCCTTCTTTCCGGGCTTGCCCGGCTGGCCCTATGGATCAGCGGAGCGGGATTGACGCTGATGACGATTGTCATCTTCTGGCAGGTGTTCTCGCGCTACGTGCTCAACCGGTCGCCAAGCTGGACCGAATCCTTCTCGGTGCTTTTGATGGGATGGTTCATCTTCCTTGGCGCCGCCGTCGGTGTGCGCGAACGCACGCATCTTGGTTTCGATGTGCTGCTCTATGTGTTGCCCGCCTCGGCGAAGGCGGTGCTGCGCAGTATTTCCGACCTTGTCGTGCTGGCCTTCGGCGCCGGCATGATCATCTACGGCATACAACTGGCAAAGCTGACCTGGAAAACGGTGATGCCCTCGCTCGCCCTGCCGGGCGGGGTCAGCTTCCTGCCGGTCATTCTGGGCGGTGCGCTGGTCTGCTTGTTTTCGCTGGAGCGCCTGGCCGGGCGTTTTGCCGGACTGCCGGTCGACGCCGACATTTATGCGACCGGCGAGGAGCCCTGA
- a CDS encoding TRAP transporter substrate-binding protein: protein MLFLSKMTAATFAFGSLLIGTANAETVLRSSDTHPDGYPTVEAVKYMGDLIKQRSNGRYSIEVYHSAQLGEEKDTIEQTQAGVIDLDRVSMGPFNGIVPETAVPSLPYMFRSVEHMRHVMDGPIGDQILKAFEAHDLIGLAFYDSGARSFYNTKKDITSMADMQGMKFRVIQSDVFVDMVNALGANATPMAYGEVYSALQTGVIDGAENNWPSFESAKHYEVAKHYTMDEHQIVPEVLVMSKASWGKLSPEDQAIVRQAAKDSVVKMRELWDAREKKSRGIVEAAGVKVSEIDKRPLIDAMKPVYDKYLSTPELKDLAARIQAEK, encoded by the coding sequence ATGTTGTTTTTATCGAAAATGACGGCGGCCACATTCGCCTTCGGCTCGCTGCTGATCGGCACTGCCAACGCTGAAACCGTACTGCGATCGTCGGATACCCATCCGGACGGCTATCCGACGGTCGAGGCGGTCAAATACATGGGTGACCTGATCAAGCAGCGCAGCAACGGCCGCTACTCGATCGAGGTCTATCATTCCGCGCAGCTCGGCGAGGAAAAAGACACGATCGAACAGACCCAGGCCGGCGTCATCGATCTCGACCGCGTCTCGATGGGTCCATTCAACGGCATCGTACCGGAAACCGCGGTGCCGTCGCTGCCCTACATGTTCCGCTCGGTCGAGCATATGCGCCATGTCATGGACGGCCCGATCGGCGATCAGATCCTGAAGGCCTTCGAGGCGCATGACCTCATCGGCCTGGCCTTCTACGATTCGGGCGCGCGTTCCTTCTACAACACCAAGAAGGACATCACCTCGATGGCCGACATGCAGGGCATGAAGTTCCGCGTCATCCAGTCGGACGTGTTCGTCGATATGGTCAACGCGCTCGGCGCCAATGCCACGCCCATGGCCTATGGCGAGGTGTATTCGGCGCTGCAGACAGGCGTTATCGACGGTGCCGAGAACAATTGGCCGAGCTTCGAATCCGCCAAGCATTACGAAGTTGCCAAGCACTATACGATGGATGAGCACCAGATCGTCCCGGAAGTGCTGGTGATGTCCAAGGCAAGCTGGGGCAAGCTGTCGCCGGAGGACCAGGCGATCGTGCGGCAAGCAGCCAAGGACAGCGTCGTCAAGATGCGCGAACTCTGGGACGCGCGGGAGAAGAAGTCGCGCGGCATCGTCGAGGCCGCCGGCGTGAAGGTCAGCGAAATCGACAAGCGGCCGCTGATCGATGCCATGAAACCCGTCTATGACAAGTATTTGTCGACGCCTGAGCTGAAAGACCTGGCCGCTCGGATACAGGCCGAGAAATGA
- the uxaC gene encoding glucuronate isomerase: MTVALTNADLLFPAEAHPRSIARGLYAGIKDLPIVSPHGHTDPRWYALNEPFPDPAQLLIVPDHYIFRMLFSQGVRLEDLGVPTVDGAPVETDGRTIWRRFAEHYLLFRGTPTRLWFDHVLEHLFGIDEPLSAATADRHYDMIATLLQWENFRPRALFERFNIEIIATTEGALDDLRWHRMIRDSGWDGRVVTAYRPDAVVDPDFEGFPANLDRLGEITGRDTGTWAGYLDAHRQRRAFFKEFGATSSDHGHPTAETANLSDAAAQELFNRIRSGSEDERERKLFRAQMLTEMAKMSRDDGLVLQIHPGSWRNHSPGIFHKFGRDKGFDIPTRTDYVTALKPLLDCVGLERDLTVIVFTLDESSYARELAPLAGVYPALKLGPAWWFHDSPEGMRRFREMTTETAGFYNTVGFNDDTRAFPSIPARHDVARRVDCAFLARLVAEHRLREDEAHELARELAYTLAKKAYRL; encoded by the coding sequence ATGACCGTGGCACTGACCAATGCGGATTTGCTGTTTCCCGCCGAGGCCCATCCGCGTTCGATCGCCCGGGGGCTTTATGCCGGGATCAAGGACCTGCCGATCGTCAGCCCGCACGGCCACACCGATCCGCGGTGGTATGCGCTCAACGAGCCGTTCCCGGATCCGGCGCAATTGCTCATCGTGCCCGACCACTATATTTTCCGCATGCTGTTCAGCCAGGGCGTGCGGCTGGAGGATCTCGGCGTGCCGACCGTGGACGGCGCGCCGGTCGAGACCGACGGCAGGACGATCTGGCGGCGCTTCGCCGAGCACTATCTTCTGTTCCGGGGCACGCCGACGCGGCTGTGGTTCGACCATGTGCTGGAGCATCTGTTCGGCATCGACGAGCCGCTGAGTGCCGCGACGGCCGACCGTCACTACGACATGATCGCGACCTTACTGCAGTGGGAGAATTTCCGCCCCCGCGCCCTGTTCGAGCGCTTCAACATCGAGATCATCGCGACGACCGAAGGTGCGCTGGACGATCTCAGATGGCACAGGATGATCCGCGACAGTGGCTGGGATGGCCGCGTCGTCACCGCCTACCGGCCGGACGCGGTTGTCGATCCCGATTTCGAAGGATTCCCGGCCAATCTCGATCGGCTCGGCGAAATCACCGGCCGCGACACCGGCACCTGGGCCGGCTATCTCGACGCGCATCGCCAGCGCCGCGCCTTCTTCAAGGAGTTTGGCGCAACCTCGTCCGATCACGGCCATCCGACCGCCGAGACGGCCAATCTTTCCGATGCGGCGGCGCAAGAGCTGTTCAACCGCATCCGCAGCGGCTCGGAGGACGAACGCGAGCGAAAACTGTTCCGCGCCCAGATGCTGACCGAGATGGCCAAGATGAGCCGGGACGACGGGTTGGTGCTGCAGATCCACCCCGGCTCTTGGCGCAACCATTCGCCTGGCATCTTCCATAAGTTCGGCCGCGACAAAGGCTTCGATATCCCGACGCGGACCGATTATGTGACGGCGCTGAAGCCACTGCTCGATTGCGTCGGGCTGGAGCGCGACCTGACCGTCATCGTCTTCACGCTGGACGAAAGCAGCTATGCGCGCGAACTGGCGCCGCTTGCCGGCGTCTATCCGGCACTGAAGCTCGGGCCAGCCTGGTGGTTCCATGACAGTCCGGAAGGTATGCGCCGCTTCCGCGAGATGACGACGGAAACAGCGGGCTTCTACAACACCGTCGGTTTCAACGACGACACCCGTGCCTTTCCCTCGATCCCGGCTCGTCATGACGTGGCCCGGCGGGTCGACTGTGCGTTCCTCGCGCGCCTCGTCGCCGAGCACCGGCTGCGCGAGGACGAGGCGCATGAACTGGCCAGGGAGCTTGCCTACACGCTTGCCAAGAAGGCGTACCGGCTGTGA
- a CDS encoding mannitol dehydrogenase family protein, with amino-acid sequence MPSDQTSRATTNNRLSGKTVQALPAAVATPSYDRARVVTGIVHLGVGAFHRAHQAAYVDDCLAAGETDWGITGVSLRSADTRDALAPQDGLYTLAIRGSGGERLRVIGSIGSMLVAPEDPEAVLAALTDPRTRIVTLTITEKAYLRAAGGGLDTAHSEIAHDLRNPRMPKTAHGFLAEALARRRAAGTPPFTVLCCDNLPANGATLHRLLTEFATLRDARLGSTDEPSLAFHIADEVAFPSSMVDRIVPATTDADRARISGELGVEDAWPVMTEPFRQWVVEDKFPAGRPAWEKFGVTMVGDVRPFEDMKLRLLNGAHSAIAYLGLLSGHATVDRAFADPAIRSFVDALWAEAIPTLPTDAGLDTSAYTAQLAERFSNTALAHRTAQIANDGSQKLPQRIIASAIERLHAGAAPDHLALVIAAWIAACEARGKTLPEAHFTDPLDAPLTALLDRRSPADETVAAVFDVAGFARGDRARETLIGLAADSLGQLRRGGPAAAFAALDA; translated from the coding sequence ATGCCGTCCGACCAGACCAGCCGCGCCACGACGAATAACCGTCTCTCGGGCAAAACCGTTCAGGCGTTACCGGCAGCGGTCGCTACACCCTCCTACGACCGCGCCCGTGTCGTCACGGGCATAGTGCATCTCGGCGTCGGCGCCTTCCATCGCGCCCATCAGGCCGCCTATGTCGACGACTGCCTCGCGGCGGGCGAGACGGACTGGGGCATAACAGGCGTCTCCTTGCGCAGCGCCGACACGCGCGACGCGCTGGCGCCGCAGGATGGGCTCTACACGCTGGCAATCCGCGGCAGCGGCGGAGAGCGGCTTCGCGTCATCGGTTCCATCGGTTCGATGCTGGTCGCGCCGGAAGATCCGGAGGCGGTGCTGGCGGCGCTGACCGATCCTCGCACCCGCATCGTCACGCTGACCATCACCGAGAAGGCCTATCTCAGGGCGGCGGGCGGCGGACTGGACACCGCTCATTCCGAGATCGCCCACGATCTCAGAAATCCACGGATGCCAAAGACGGCGCATGGTTTTCTCGCCGAAGCGCTTGCCCGCAGGCGGGCCGCCGGCACGCCGCCCTTCACCGTGCTCTGTTGCGACAACCTGCCGGCCAACGGCGCCACGCTGCACCGGCTGCTGACCGAATTCGCAACGTTGCGCGATGCCAGGCTCGGCTCAACGGACGAACCCAGCCTCGCTTTCCACATCGCCGACGAGGTCGCGTTTCCGTCGAGCATGGTCGACCGCATCGTCCCGGCGACCACGGATGCCGACCGGGCAAGGATATCAGGCGAACTCGGTGTCGAGGATGCCTGGCCCGTGATGACCGAGCCCTTCCGCCAATGGGTGGTGGAAGACAAGTTTCCGGCGGGCCGCCCTGCTTGGGAAAAATTCGGCGTCACCATGGTCGGTGATGTCAGGCCCTTCGAGGACATGAAGCTGAGGCTGCTCAACGGTGCGCATTCGGCCATCGCCTATCTCGGCCTGCTCAGCGGCCACGCCACCGTCGACCGCGCCTTTGCCGATCCGGCGATAAGAAGCTTTGTCGATGCGCTGTGGGCCGAGGCCATCCCGACATTGCCGACGGACGCCGGGCTCGACACATCCGCCTATACGGCCCAACTTGCCGAGCGCTTCTCCAACACCGCGCTCGCTCACCGCACCGCGCAGATCGCCAATGACGGCAGCCAGAAATTGCCGCAGCGCATCATCGCCTCCGCGATCGAGCGCCTTCATGCCGGCGCCGCGCCAGACCATCTCGCACTGGTAATCGCCGCCTGGATCGCGGCTTGCGAGGCGCGCGGCAAGACCTTACCGGAAGCGCATTTCACCGATCCGCTCGATGCGCCGCTGACGGCGCTTCTTGACCGACGGTCGCCGGCGGACGAAACGGTGGCGGCGGTGTTCGACGTGGCCGGCTTTGCAAGAGGCGACCGGGCGCGCGAAACACTGATAGGTCTTGCCGCCGACAGCCTCGGACAGTTGCGCCGTGGCGGACCGGCAGCAGCTTTCGCTGCATTGGACGCCTAA
- a CDS encoding F0F1 ATP synthase subunit epsilon produces MAEAFKFELVSPERLLVSAEVESVVIPGAEGEMTVMAHHAPVMTTIQPGVVTVKAASGGEERYVVFGGFADIVPAGCTLLAESAVAVKDVDRADLARRIQEAKEDAADAKDDQARTKAEQFLGQLTTLEGAILPA; encoded by the coding sequence ATGGCTGAAGCTTTCAAGTTCGAACTGGTCTCACCGGAGCGCCTGCTGGTTTCTGCCGAGGTCGAGTCGGTCGTCATCCCGGGCGCCGAGGGCGAGATGACCGTCATGGCGCATCACGCGCCGGTCATGACCACGATCCAGCCGGGTGTCGTCACGGTGAAGGCCGCGTCCGGCGGCGAAGAGCGGTATGTCGTGTTCGGCGGCTTCGCCGACATCGTCCCGGCCGGCTGCACGCTGCTGGCGGAATCGGCTGTCGCGGTGAAGGATGTCGACCGGGCCGATCTCGCGCGCCGCATCCAGGAAGCCAAGGAAGACGCCGCCGACGCCAAGGACGACCAGGCGCGCACCAAGGCGGAACAGTTCCTCGGCCAGCTCACCACGCTGGAAGGCGCCATTCTGCCGGCCTGA
- the atpD gene encoding F0F1 ATP synthase subunit beta yields the protein MAKAATPKTAAPKAAVPAKAAKVPAAAKAAPASTAAAPAMAGTAGTSAVATKATGVIGKVRQVIGAVVDVQFGEHLPPILNALETTNVGNRLVLEVAQHLGENTVRCIAMDSTEGLVRGQEVRDTGGPIAVPVGPGMLGRIINVIGEPVDEAGPVDAVELRSIHQPAPAYIDQSTEAQILITGIKVLDLLAPYAKGGKIGLFGGAGVGKTVLIQELINNIAKAHGGYSVFAGVGERTREGNDLYHEFIESGVNKKGGGEGSKAALVYGQMNEPPGARARVGLTGLTVAEYFRDQGQDVLFFVDNIFRFTQAGSEVSALLGRIPSAVGYQPTLATDMGALQERITTTTKGSITSVQAIYVPADDLTDPAPATSFAHLDATTTLNRAIAEKGIYPAVDPLDSTSRMLDPLVVGDEHYGVARQVQSILQRYKSLQDIIAILGMDELSEEDKQTVARARKIERFLSQPFFVAEVFTGAPGKLVDLADTIKGFKGLCNGDYDHLPEAAFYMVGGIEEAVEKAQRLAAEAA from the coding sequence ATGGCGAAAGCAGCGACCCCCAAGACGGCGGCCCCGAAGGCCGCGGTTCCCGCCAAGGCGGCAAAGGTTCCGGCGGCAGCGAAGGCGGCTCCTGCCAGCACGGCGGCAGCACCGGCCATGGCAGGGACGGCCGGGACTTCGGCAGTGGCGACCAAGGCCACGGGCGTAATCGGCAAGGTCCGCCAGGTCATCGGCGCCGTCGTCGACGTTCAGTTCGGCGAGCATCTGCCGCCGATCCTGAACGCGCTGGAGACGACCAATGTCGGCAACCGGCTCGTGCTCGAAGTTGCCCAGCATCTTGGCGAGAACACCGTGCGCTGCATCGCCATGGACTCCACCGAAGGCCTGGTGCGCGGCCAGGAAGTGCGTGACACCGGCGGCCCGATCGCGGTTCCGGTCGGCCCGGGCATGCTCGGCCGCATCATCAACGTCATCGGCGAGCCGGTGGACGAAGCCGGCCCGGTCGACGCGGTCGAACTGCGTTCGATCCATCAGCCGGCTCCGGCCTATATCGACCAGTCGACGGAAGCGCAGATCCTGATCACCGGCATCAAGGTGCTCGACCTTCTGGCTCCCTACGCCAAGGGCGGCAAGATCGGCCTGTTCGGCGGCGCCGGCGTCGGCAAGACCGTGCTGATCCAGGAACTGATCAACAACATCGCCAAGGCCCATGGCGGCTATTCGGTGTTCGCCGGCGTCGGCGAGCGCACCCGCGAAGGCAACGACCTCTATCACGAGTTCATCGAATCCGGCGTCAACAAGAAGGGCGGCGGCGAAGGCTCCAAGGCGGCACTGGTGTACGGCCAGATGAACGAGCCGCCGGGCGCGCGCGCCCGCGTCGGCCTGACCGGCCTGACGGTTGCCGAATATTTCCGCGACCAGGGCCAGGACGTGCTGTTCTTCGTCGACAACATCTTCCGCTTCACGCAGGCGGGTTCGGAAGTGTCCGCGCTTCTGGGCCGTATCCCGTCGGCCGTGGGCTATCAGCCGACGCTCGCCACCGACATGGGCGCGCTGCAGGAACGCATCACCACCACCACCAAGGGCTCGATCACATCAGTGCAGGCCATCTACGTGCCGGCCGACGACTTGACCGACCCGGCGCCGGCGACCTCGTTCGCGCACCTTGACGCGACGACGACGCTCAACCGCGCCATCGCCGAAAAGGGCATCTACCCGGCGGTCGATCCGCTCGATTCGACCTCGCGCATGCTCGACCCGCTGGTCGTCGGCGACGAGCACTATGGCGTTGCCCGCCAGGTGCAGTCGATCCTCCAGCGCTACAAGTCGCTGCAGGACATCATCGCCATCCTGGGCATGGACGAGCTTTCCGAAGAGGACAAGCAGACGGTGGCGCGCGCCCGCAAGATCGAGCGCTTCCTTTCGCAACCCTTCTTCGTCGCCGAAGTGTTCACCGGCGCGCCGGGCAAGCTGGTCGATCTCGCCGACACCATCAAGGGCTTCAAGGGCCTCTGCAACGGCGACTACGACCATCTTCCGGAAGCCGCCTTCTACATGGTCGGTGGCATCGAGGAAGCGGTCGAGAAGGCACAGCGCCTGGCGGCTGAAGCGGCATAA